The sequence GGGCCCGGCCCGCCGGCCCGGGCCCGCGGATCAGCAGGAAGGCGGGCAGGATCACCAGCAGCAGCCCGGCCGTCCCGGCGAGCAGGAACGGCCGCCGGCCCACCCGGTCCGAGAGCCGCCCGGCGGCCAGCCCGGCCGCCGCCACCAGCAGCAGGCCCGTCAGCGCGGCGGGCAGCGTCCTGGCCAGGGGGATGCCGACCGCGGCGGCCAGGTAGCCGGGCAGGTAGATGAAGAACAGGTTGAAGGCGAGCGACGCCGCGGCCACCAGGACCAGGCCGAGCAGCAGCCGGCTCCGGTGACCGGCCAGGGTGTCGCCGACCGGCCACCGGGCGACGGCGCCGGCCCGCTGCAGGCTCCGGAACCGCGGGGTGTCGTCCAGGGCCAGGCGCAGGTAGAGCCCGACCAGCCCGAGCGGGACCGCGGCCAGGAAGGCCAGCCGCCAGCCCCAGTCCTGGAGCACGGCCGGCGGGAGCGCCCGGGTCAGCACCAGGGCGGCCCCGATCCCGCCGGCCACCCCGAGGCTCAGGGTCGACCACAGCCAGGCTCCGTACCAGCCGCGCCGGCCCTCGCGCGCGTACTCGACCACGAAGGCGGTGGCCCCGGCGGCCTCGCCGCCGACCGAGAGTCCCTGGAGCGCCCGGAACACGATCAGGAGAAGCGGCGCCAGCACGCCGATGGTGGCGCGCCCGGGCAGGAGCCCGATGCCGGCCGTGGCCGCCGCCATCAGCAGGATCACCGTGACCAGCACCTGGCGGCGGCCGACCCGGTCGCCGAGCCGGCCGAACAGGACCGCGCCGACGGGCCGGGCCAGGAACGCGGTGGCGAACACGGCGAAGCTCGCCGCCAGCCCGGCGACCGGGTCGCCGCCCGGGAAGTAGGTGGCG comes from Actinomycetota bacterium and encodes:
- a CDS encoding MFS transporter, which codes for METASTSRRALVAGSIGNVVEWYDFAVYGAFATVVAATYFPGGDPVAGLAASFAVFATAFLARPVGAVLFGRLGDRVGRRQVLVTVILLMAAATAGIGLLPGRATIGVLAPLLLIVFRALQGLSVGGEAAGATAFVVEYAREGRRGWYGAWLWSTLSLGVAGGIGAALVLTRALPPAVLQDWGWRLAFLAAVPLGLVGLYLRLALDDTPRFRSLQRAGAVARWPVGDTLAGHRSRLLLGLVLVAAASLAFNLFFIYLPGYLAAAVGIPLARTLPAALTGLLLVAAAGLAAGRLSDRVGRRPFLLAGTAGLLLVILPAFLLIRGPGPAGRALGFLLVALFLGGLAVVPAHLAELFPTAVRSTALAISYGLGTALFGGTAPFLATWLVRRTGSPVAPAVYATLLAAAAVVAAVASRETAFQSLPAADRAGAELARRGP